From Desmodus rotundus isolate HL8 chromosome 12, HLdesRot8A.1, whole genome shotgun sequence, one genomic window encodes:
- the RCSD1 gene encoding capZ-interacting protein isoform X2: MEERPAEANANVDTSAPPSVAQLAGRFREQAAAAKEIPASKPARRKPPCSLPLFPPKVELGQNGEEKSPPNASHLPKVKVKSSPLIEKLQANLAFDPAALLPGASPKSPGLKAVVSPFHSPPSTPSSPGVRPQASEPEEVPISFDQPPEGSHLPCYNKVRTRGSIKRRPPSRRFRRSQSDCGELGDCRVPEPSQENGAQEDAGDEVFLSKSKTPGPPPPGEAALGREGRETLGSHEKPPLRRTSSRTEKQEEKARAPEEAPQPEKAARDAQEAAAERRPEPSTEAENGGGNPSEERPASEQGESTAEVKEEGAGGKEEPPQQSQDTKQLEEGAVAQETPQSPPGGVEGGLTPEEGKGQEKQEEGTVLQPGCNPTTGSEVPETEDGASA, translated from the exons GAAAGACCCGCAGAGGCCAACGCCAATGTGGACACCTCGGCGCCCCCGTCTGTGGCCCAGCTGGCTGGGCGGTTTAGggagcaggcagcagcagcaaagGAG atACCTGCCAGTAAACCAGCCAGAAGGAAACcgccctgctccctccccctgtTCCCCCCCAAAGTAGAGCTGGGCCAGAACGGAGAGGAG AAATCACCACCCAACGCGAGCCACCTGCCCAAAGTCAAGGTGAAGAGCTCACCTCTGATTGAGAAGCTCCAG gCCAATTTAGCCTTCGACCCAGCCGCCCTGCTGCCAGGGGCCTCGCCCAAGAGTCCCGGACTCAAGGCGGTGGTGTCTCCATTCCACAGCCCGCCTTccactcccagcagccctggcgtGCGGCCGCAGGCCAGCGAGCCAGAGGAGGTGCCCATCAGCTTCGACCAGCCTCCAGAGGGCAGCCACCTGCCCTGCTACAACAAG GTGCGGACGAGGGGCTCCATCAAGAGGCGCCCGCCCTCCCGGCGGTTCCGGAGGTCGCAGTCGGACTGCGGGGAGCTGGGAGATTGCAGGGTGCCAGAGCCGTCCCAGGAGAATGGTGCCCAGGAAGATGCCGGGGACGAGGTGTTCCTGTCCAAGAGCAAGACCCCAGGCCCCCCTCCGCCTGGTGAGGCGGCGCTGGGAAGGGAAGGGCGGGAGACCCTGGGGTCCCACGAGAAGCCCCCTCTGAGGAGGACGTCCAGCAGgacagagaagcaggaggagaaggcCCGGGCCCCAGAGGAGGCCCCGCAGCCTGAGAAGGCTGCCAGGGATGCCCAGGAGGCAGCGGCAGAGCGACGCCCGGAGCCCAGCACAGAGGCGGAGAATGGGGGTGGGAACCCCTCAGAGGAAAGACCAGCCTCGGAGCAGGGAGAGTCCACGGCAGAGGTGAAGGAGGAGGGGGCCGGCGGCAAGGAGGAGCCCCCACAACAAAGCCAAGACACGAAACAGCTGGAGGAGGGGGCTGTGGCGCAGGAGACCCCCCAAAgccctcctggaggagtggagggtGGCCTCACCCCAGAAGAGGGGAAAGGCCAGGAAAAGCAAGAGGAGGGCACCGTCCTGCAGCCCGGCTGCAACCCCACGACCGGCAGTGAGGTCCCCGAGACAGAG GATGGCGCCTCTGCCTAG
- the RCSD1 gene encoding capZ-interacting protein isoform X3: MEERPAEANANVDTSAPPSVAQLAGRFREQAAAAKEKSPPNASHLPKVKVKSSPLIEKLQANLAFDPAALLPGASPKSPGLKAVVSPFHSPPSTPSSPGVRPQASEPEEVPISFDQPPEGSHLPCYNKVRTRGSIKRRPPSRRFRRSQSDCGELGDCRVPEPSQENGAQEDAGDEVFLSKSKTPGPPPPGEAALGREGRETLGSHEKPPLRRTSSRTEKQEEKARAPEEAPQPEKAARDAQEAAAERRPEPSTEAENGGGNPSEERPASEQGESTAEVKEEGAGGKEEPPQQSQDTKQLEEGAVAQETPQSPPGGVEGGLTPEEGKGQEKQEEGTVLQPGCNPTTGSEVPETEDGASA; encoded by the exons GAAAGACCCGCAGAGGCCAACGCCAATGTGGACACCTCGGCGCCCCCGTCTGTGGCCCAGCTGGCTGGGCGGTTTAGggagcaggcagcagcagcaaagGAG AAATCACCACCCAACGCGAGCCACCTGCCCAAAGTCAAGGTGAAGAGCTCACCTCTGATTGAGAAGCTCCAG gCCAATTTAGCCTTCGACCCAGCCGCCCTGCTGCCAGGGGCCTCGCCCAAGAGTCCCGGACTCAAGGCGGTGGTGTCTCCATTCCACAGCCCGCCTTccactcccagcagccctggcgtGCGGCCGCAGGCCAGCGAGCCAGAGGAGGTGCCCATCAGCTTCGACCAGCCTCCAGAGGGCAGCCACCTGCCCTGCTACAACAAG GTGCGGACGAGGGGCTCCATCAAGAGGCGCCCGCCCTCCCGGCGGTTCCGGAGGTCGCAGTCGGACTGCGGGGAGCTGGGAGATTGCAGGGTGCCAGAGCCGTCCCAGGAGAATGGTGCCCAGGAAGATGCCGGGGACGAGGTGTTCCTGTCCAAGAGCAAGACCCCAGGCCCCCCTCCGCCTGGTGAGGCGGCGCTGGGAAGGGAAGGGCGGGAGACCCTGGGGTCCCACGAGAAGCCCCCTCTGAGGAGGACGTCCAGCAGgacagagaagcaggaggagaaggcCCGGGCCCCAGAGGAGGCCCCGCAGCCTGAGAAGGCTGCCAGGGATGCCCAGGAGGCAGCGGCAGAGCGACGCCCGGAGCCCAGCACAGAGGCGGAGAATGGGGGTGGGAACCCCTCAGAGGAAAGACCAGCCTCGGAGCAGGGAGAGTCCACGGCAGAGGTGAAGGAGGAGGGGGCCGGCGGCAAGGAGGAGCCCCCACAACAAAGCCAAGACACGAAACAGCTGGAGGAGGGGGCTGTGGCGCAGGAGACCCCCCAAAgccctcctggaggagtggagggtGGCCTCACCCCAGAAGAGGGGAAAGGCCAGGAAAAGCAAGAGGAGGGCACCGTCCTGCAGCCCGGCTGCAACCCCACGACCGGCAGTGAGGTCCCCGAGACAGAG GATGGCGCCTCTGCCTAG